The Acidimicrobiales bacterium DNA segment ACAACACCGGCGACACCGACACCGACGCGGGGGACATGCCGAGCGCGAGGAGTTCGTCGGCGTTGTACTGCGAGACGGCAATGGCGTGGTCGGCCCGTCGGGCCAGGCGGGCGAGCTGACGACGACCGTGGTCGAGCTCGGCGGCGACGGCGGGTTCCCACGGATCGAAGAACTCCGCCGGGGTCATGTTGTGATAGTTCAACACCAGTCGCTCGGGCCGCGACATCACGTAGTCGCCGACCGGCGACCCGATGGAGGTCTGGTAAAGGATCAGGTCCGGCGCCGGTGCGTTCGGGTGGTCACGGAAGTCACGACCGCGGTCGCGTACCTCGGGATGGACATGGGCCGCGAAGATCTCGGTGTCGGCGCCCATCTCGCGCAGGACGTCATCGACGGCCAGCGTGTGATGACCGACCGCGTCTCTGCCCGCCAGTACTGCCGTGAACTGGTGAACGATCGGACGACGGCTCACGAGCAGCGGGCGATCACGACCGCGTCGTGGCCGGCCTCGCCATGGGCCACCAGCTCGGTCTCGAGGCCCGCCGCCGCCATGGCCCGAACCCATGCTGCCGCCGAGAGACCTCTGCCGGCCAGGAACTCGGCATCGACCGGCGCTCGCGCCGCGAGGTTCTCGGGAACGACGGCCACCGCGCCGCCCGTGCCGACCGCCGCCACTGCCTGATCCAGCAGGCCCAGCAAGGACGACACCCCGGCACGCGCGACGGCGCCGCCGATCACCACGGCACCCAGCGTGCCCGCCTCGATGGCCGCGAGCTCCGCCGTTGCGTCACCCACTCGGAGGTCGAGCCCGGCGTCGATACCGGCCAGGACGGCGGCTGCGTCGGTGTCGACACCGAAGGCCGGGACACCCCGGTCCTGCAACGCCGCCACACACCGTCCCTCGCCGCACGCGGCGACGAGAACGGGACCGTCGACGGTCGCGAGGCGGGCCGCGAGCAGCTCGCCGATCTCGCCGCCCGGCGTGGCCGCCGGCGTGGCGAGCTGGTCGATCCGATCGTCGAGACCGACCGCGGCTTCGACCTCGGTCAGCCGCTCGTCCATCCGCCGCAGGAGGCGCGCGTGCACGTTGTGCAGCGCATTGAGCTGATCGCTCATGTAGCGCAGGTACCAGTAGGTGCCCTTGCGAATCGCACCCTTCACCTGCTTGATGCCCGGCCGCTCGCCGATCGGCGCATCGACATCGATCAGGGACAGTCGATCGACCCGGTCGAGCAGCAACTCCTCGGCGTCGCCCGCGGCGCCCGGAGGTGCGACGTCGGCCCACACCCGTTCGATCTCCCGTTCCAACCGAGCCACATTGACGTCCTCGCGGCGCCGACGCTCGGCCGAGGCGACGACCTCCGCCTGGATTCTCGCTGCGAAGTGATCGTCGTCGAGGGGCGGCACGGCAGTGGACGGGTCGAGATCTGACACGGCCCGAAGCTACCCGGCGGAGCCCGACGACGAGCGGAGGTGCCCCCGTCGGCGGCCGTCGTAGAGCAGGGCAATCGTCACCACGAGTCCTCCGGCGAGCATCCAGAGGCTCGGTCCGAGGCGGGACGGACGGAAGTCGAGGACGACCTCGTCGGTGTCCGGCCCCACGACGACACCGAGGAAGGCGGCGTCGGCCACGACCAGATCGGCGACGTTCCCGTCGACGGTCGCCCGCCAGCCCGGATAGGCCGTACGCGACACGATCAACAGCGCAGGCCGGTCGACCTCGACCCGGACCGCCACCCGGTCTCTTCCGTAGTCGACGTCGAGGACCTCGAGCCCCTCGCCCGCCGACGCAGCCGATGCAGAGGACGAGACCGTCAGGCCGACGTCGCTGTCGACGACATGCCCTCCCGCCGCCACCAGGCCCGCCGCCGCCACCGGATCGTCCTCGACCTGCACCTGGTCGACCAGCAACACCGGCTCCACCGGACGATCGAACAACAGCACGTCGCCGATGCGGGCCAGGGTCAGATCGTCGTCGCCCGCCACCGTGCCGACGGCAAGCGATCCGTCGTCGAGCGTGTCCACGAAGACGGTGCTCGCCGGCGCCCCCACCGAGACGAACACCTCGGCGCCAGGGGCCAGTTCCTCACCGAGCACGGCCACCGAGAGCAGACCCTCGTCGCTCGGCTCGAGCCATCGTTCCTCGACCAACGGACCATCGTTCGTGACCACCTGCACCTGCAGCAACCCACTCACGATCGGCTCCACCCGCAACAGCACCGCTCGCAGACCTCCGGTGGGCACCGAGACGACACCCGTGAGCGGCTGGAGCGCCGGATCGGCCTCCCCGAAGCCGGCGGGAGGTTCGACGACCGAGCCGATCGGAATCGAGTCGGGGAACTGCGCCCAGACACCCACACCGATGGCGTCCCAGACCGGTGTTCTCGGATCGGTGCCCTCGGCGATGTTCGGATAGGTCGGCGTCCCCCCGCCCTCGCGCAGGAGCATGGCGGGGTCGACCGCCCGCAGCAGCTCCTGATAGCCCGCCGACTTGAGCACCTGGCCCCGCGCGTCGTCGATGTCGAAGAGCTGGGTCGTCGAGGCGAAGAAGGTTCGCCCCTCGCCGGCCAGTCGTTCGCCGGGGGCCAGCAGATTCTTGACCTCCTCGTGGGCCGGCGTGGCCGTGAGCCGCTCGGCGGCCGACACGATCGTGGGAACCGGCATGGCGAAGCTCAACATCTCGACACCGACCACGACGACGAGCCCCCAGCCCACCACGGCAGCCGTGGCCTGGCCTCGTATGCGGGCCACGACGAGCGCCACCGTGGCGACGAGGGCGATCGCAGGAACCGTGGAGACGGCCAACACCTCGCGGAACACGCCACCGGCGCGGGCGACGTCGAGCCAATCGAGAATGGACGGCGCCAGGACGAGGGTGGCGCCACCGAGCACGGCGAGGGTCGCCACGACATCGCGCCGGGTCGCCGACCCCGGTTGTTCGAGGATCCGATCCACGCCGAGGGCGGCCCCGAGCGCGAGCCCGACGCTCAGCAGCACCTTGGCTCGCGTCATCAGACCGCCCTGCGAACCGGTGAGGTCGCCGAGCGCCACCCCGACCGGGCCGCCCACGTACGCGATCAGGACCCCGAGCAGGGCGATGGCCGCCAGTGCGAGCGCCAGTGAACGCCGCCGACCCGGGCCACTCCGCAGTCCGCTGACCAGGCCGAACGCCGCCAGCAGCACCACCGAGGCACCGGCATGGGCGTTGAACTCGATCCAGTTCCCCTCACCGAACCAGCTCGGCCCAACGGCATCGCTGCCCCAGACGGCCGGAGCGACCGCCGTCATCAGGTAGGCCACGCCGGCCGACGAGTCATCCGGGTTTCCCACCCGATGACTGGTGTCGCTCCAACCGATGTACTCGCTGAAGCCCAGCAGGTGAGGCCCACCGAGCAGCCCCGCCACCACGATCGCCGCCGCGGCAACCGCCATACGAGCGACCGGCCAACGGCGGCCGCCGGCCGCTCGCCACTCGTGGGCCACCCGCACGAGCGCGTAGACCACGGCCGCGAGCATGAGATAGATGAGCACCGAGGGGAAGTTCGACCACACCATCAGCGCAACGACTCCACCGAGCGGCACCGCCCGCCAGAGCCGCGGGTCGCGGATCAGTCGCTCGATCGCCCACAACAAGCCGGGCGCCAACGCCGCGACCGAACTGTGCGGCCAGTTCATCCAGCCGACCATGAAGCCCGAGAACCCGAACGCGATACCGCCGACCAGGGCCGACACGCGCTGGAGTTCGTGCGCCCGCAGGAAGCCGAACGTCAAGAGGATGGCCACGAGCGCGCGGACTGCGGCGACGAGACCCGGGGCATACCACTGCGGGCTGAACAGGTAGGGCAGCTCGAAGATGGGCGCGCCCGCCTTCATCGTCGGCTGTCCGCCGGCCAGGTCGGGGTTCCACCAGCCGACATCGCCGCTACGGAGATCGTCGGCCAGGCTGCCCCAGTGGGCGTGGATGTTGATCGGATCACCGGGCCCGGTCTCGAGCGAGAAGTCGTCGGGTTGATACGAGTCGAACGGCGGACTCGTGGCGACGATGTCGGCCGAAACGAGACTGCCGCCCCCGAACAACGCAGGCCAGAACGCGAAAGCCACGACGCCGAGAACGACGCCCCAAAGGGCGCGGCGGGATGTCGGAACCGGTGCCATCGTCTGCGGACGCTAGCTTCGCTGACAGCCCATGGTTGCCCTCCACCCGGTTCCGCTCGATCACGGCCCGCCCGATGCATCGATTCCCGACACTGATCTGGTGATCGCACTGGCCGACGACGCCGTGCTCGATCGGGCGGGCGCCGACGCGCTCGTCGAATACGCCGCCACCGAGCCGGCCGATGCCTGGTTCGGCGATGTCACCCACGGTTCGCTCACCCGTCTGCGCACCGCCTGGAGCCCGACCCGAGCCACGGAGGACCCCCACGCCTTCGCCCCGTTCGCGGTGCGGGCCGGCTGGTTGCGGACCCAGGGCATCGCCGCCGATGCACCCGACGTGGCGCAGCGGCTGGCGCAGACCGAGGCCGACGTCGTCCACCTCACGACAACACTGACCCGACATCCCTCGCCACCAGCCACGAACGTACGCAGCCGACCGCCGAGCGGCCGCCCCTCCACCGACATCCCTGCCGCGGCGATCCCTGCCACCGTGACCGTCGTGATCCCCACGGCCGGCGCCCGACTCCCGGACGGCGCCGTCGCGGTCGAGCGACTTCTGGCCCGCCTCGGTGCACTGCCCGAACGGATCGAGTCGGTGTTCGTCGTCGGCGACGAGTTCCACGCCGACCCGGCGGTGCTCGAGGGTCCGGGCCGCCGTGTGGTGCGGCGCCCTCCCGGGCCGTTCAATTTCTCGAGCGCGGTCAACCTCGGCGTGCTGCACGCCCGTTCCCCGATCGTGCTGCTGCTCAACGACGACACCGAGCCCGAGGGCTTCGCCTTCATCGACCGCATGGCTGCCCGCCTCGACGACCCACGAACCGCGGCGGTCGGCGCGCTCTTGACCTACCCCGACGGCACGGTGCAACACGCGGGAATCGTCATCGACGACGCTCGGCCCCTGCACCCCTTCGTCGGCTGGCAGCCGGCCGCGACCGAGCCCCACGGCGGGCTCGTCGCCCGCGACGTCATCGCCGTCACCGGCGCCTGTCTCATGGTGCGCCGTCGTGACTTCCTCGCCGTGGGTGGGATGTCGCCGTCGTTTCCGCTCTCGTTCAACGACATCGATCTGTGTATCCGTCTCCGGCGTGCCGTCGGCAACGTCGTCATCGAGCCGGCGGCCACCCTGGTCCACCACGAGACGCTCACGCGGGCGCCGGTGATCGCCCCCGACGAATGGGACCGTTGGATCGGCCGCTGGGGCGAGATCGTCGACCCGTGGTACCACCCCGCCCACCATCGGCCCGACGACCCCCACGCCCTGGCCCGCAACGCCGACCACCTCCCGCCGGCCACCGACGACCCCGCCGTCCCGGTCACGACCCGGCGCCCGGTCCTGCGGTCCCGAGTTCACCACGCCCGCCTCGCCGCGGCCGACGACTGACGTATCGTTCCGGCGTGCCCCCGTTCGACGAGCTGCCGGTGCCCGGCGACCCCGACCCCATCGAGTCCGACGATCCCACCGTCCTGCGGACCGAGATCCTCCGGCTGCGCGACGGCCTCCTCGGTGCCAACGGACGCGCCGAGGTGCTCGGCGACCGCATCGCCGAACTCGAGCGACGCGAAGCCGAGCTCGATGCCGCCAATTCCGAACTCCACGCGGCGCTGGCCGCCAACCCGCTCATGCGGGTCCTGCGGGCTGCGCGCCGGCGGATGCCTGGAGCAGGCCCGTGAACGGTCCACTCGACGAGTTCCTGTCCACCTACGGCCAGGTGGGCCCGACGCCGGAACCGACGGCCGACGCGGTCCCGTCGTTCAGCGTGATCGTACGCACCCAGGGCACCCGACCGACATCGCTGCACGAGGCCATCGAGTCGTTGGCCGCCCAGCACCATCGCGAGTTCGACGTGGTCGTGGTCGTACACGGCGACGAGGCCACTGCGGAAGGGGTGCGCCGAGATCTCGGGTCCCGTGCCGGCCTGCGCCTCGACGTGATCGGCGTACAGGGCGGCGGCCGTTCGACCCCGCTCAACGCCGGCCTCGAACGGGTCACCGGTTCACACGTGTGCTTCCTCGACGACGACGATCTCGTCGACGACGACTGGCTGGCAGCCTTCGCCGACGCGATCGGGGCGGCGCCCTCCGCGGTCATCCGCGCCGTCACCCGGAGCCAGTCGTGGACGACCGACGGCGGGGTCGAACCGGTACGGGCGACGGGCCCCGTCGAGTTCCCCTTTCCCGATCGGTTCGACCTGCTCGCCCACATGAGCCTGAACCTCACGCCGATCTGTGCGCTGGCCTATCCCCGCCACCTCGTCGACGAGTTCGGTCTGCGCTTCGACGACGACCTTCCCGTCTACGAGGACTGGGACTTCCTGATGCGCGCCGCGATGGTCGCCGGCGTCGTCTCGATCCCGGCCGCGACGTCGCTCTACCGCCGACTCGACGGTGGCAACGCCGACGACGCAGCCACGGTGGCGACATGGGAACGGGCTCACGCCGCCGTGATCGATCGGCTCTCGTCGCGCCCGGTGCTCCTGCCGGCAGGCGACGCTCGCCGACTGGCCGGCACGCACTTCGTGCTCGATGGACGCAGCCGCCACGAGCAGGACCTGGCCTCGGCCCGCGACGAGCTGGATCAGCTCACACGGTCGCCGGTTCGCTGGGGACGGGCGTTCGGTGCTCGACTCGGGAGCGCCGCACGGCACCGCATCGCAGCGCGGCGGCCATGAGCAGCACCCAGTTGTAGGAGAACCAGAGCACGAAGCTCTCGGTCAGGTTCTCGATCACCAGGAACAGCACGAGGGCGAGCCACGTCCACGACGCGACCGAAGGACGCCGCCATGCCGCCTCGAGCGAGCCGTAGAGCGCCAGCCCGATGATGACGAGGAACGGGACGAGTCCGATCAGACCGAGACCGAGCCAGACCTCGAGGAAGCTGCCGTGCGCGCTCCCCCTCCCCAGGAGCGGATCGGCCGCAGTGAAGTCGGGGTCGACCCACACGTTGAACCAGCCGAACCCGTGGAGCGGTCGCTCACCGATGCGGTCCCACACGAGGCCCCAGATGGTGCGCCGCTGCACGAACGTCGACTCGTTCCACAGTTGCGACACCATCACGGACGTGACCGCGATGCCCAGCAGCGCGATCCCGATGGCCGCGGTGCGCACGCGTGGCCCGTATCGATCGGTGCCGACTCGTGCGGCGACGAGCAGGAGCGAGGCGCCGGCCGCGACCACCAGGGCCAACCAGGCGGTGCGACTCCCGCTGCCGAGCATCGCCACCACGCCGATGCCGACGAGCATGCCCGCCCATACCCGCCCCCTCCGACTCCCGAACCAGAGGCTCAGTCCCGCCAGGATGGCCAGACCGGCGACCGGCGCCAAGGAGTTGCGGTTGGTGTAGATGCCGCGCCAGTCGTCGTTGATGTCGCTCCCGATCGAGCTCGAGAGCGCCACGGTGACGAGGCTGGCGCCGACCCCGAGCCCCGAGGCCACGGCCAACGCCCGTCGAAAGTCACCGAACTCGAGATCGGCGATGACCCAGGCGAACGCGGCGAGTCCCACGTAGATCAGGGCCCGACCGCGAGCGATGTCCGGCGACAGGCTCCAGAGACTCGAGAGGACGATCCAGGCACTCATGAACACGACCGGAGCCGCGGCGGCGACATGGGGTCTGGCCAGGCGAGCGCCGTCGAGACGGTACCGATCGAGGACGACCGCCGCCGTTGCCGTGACGGCCACCGCCAGCAGAACGGCCCGGGTGAACGGCTCCTCCCACCCCCGATCACCGTCGAGCAGCCGTTCGCCGACGAAGAACAGCGGCCCGTTGGTCAACACGAGGATGCCGGCCCCAACCACGAGCGGACGGAGCGGGCGCAGACGCATCGTCCCATCGTACCGACGCCGAATCGCTAGGATCCGACCGGTCATGGCCCTGTCCCTCACGATCACTCCCAGCATGCGCAAGAGCGCCTCGCTGATCTACCACTTCGCGGAGCGCGAATCGAAGGCCCGCTACAAGCGCAGCCTGCTCGGCTGGTTCTGGTCGTTCATGAACCCGCTCACCACGGTGCTCGTCTACAGCTTCGTCTTCGGCGTCGTCTACAACGCCGAGCCGCCGCCGACGCGCAACGGCAACGCGGAGAACTTCGGCCTGTACCTGTTCACCGGGCTGATCGTGTGGAGCCTGTTCACGGGTGTGGTCAACGGCTCCATGGGGTGGCTCATCGGGGTGAGCGATCTGCGCAAGAAGATCTACTTCCCCACCGAGACGGCCCTTCTCGGCGGCGCCGCCGCCAACTCGGTCCAGACCGGGCTCGAGGCCATCGTGCTGCTGGTGATCATGGCCGTGCTCGCCAACCTGTCGTGGACGGCGGTCTTCCTTCCCGTCGCCCTCGTGCTCGCCCTCATGTTCGGGCTCGGCATCGGTTTCATCGTGTCGGTCTTCAACGCCCGCTACCGCGACGTGCAGTACCTCGTCGGCATCCTGTTGAACGTGGCGTTCTTCACGGTGCCGATCGTCTTCACCGAAGAACTCCTCAACCGCCCCGACGTCCCCGATCTCGCCCGCACGCTGGTGCTGTGGAATCCACCGTCGCTCTTCATCGACATCGCCCGCGACGCCACCTACTTCCTCGAAGTGCCCCAGTGGAACCGCCTGCTCGCCGCGGCGGCCTGGGCCATCGTCACCTTCGCCATCGGCTGGGTCTACTTCCGTGACCAGAGCATGGCCATCAGCGAGGAACCATGACTGCAGGATCCATCCGCGTCGAGGGTGTTTCGAAGAAGTTCCGCCTCGAACGAAACCGCCCCAGTTCGATCAAGGAAGCCATCCTGCGGATCGGCAAGAAGTCCGAGGCGGACGACTTCTGGGTGTTGCGCGACATCGACCTCGACATCGCGCCCGGATCGTTCTTCGGGCTCATCGGCCACAACGGCAGCGGCAAGTCGACGCTCCTGCGACTCATGGCCGGCATCCATCGACCCACCACCGGAACGATCGAGTCCGAGGGTCGTCTCTCGGCCCTGCTCGAACTCGGCTCGGGCTTCCACCCCGACCTCACCGGTCGGGAGAACGTCTATCTCAACGGCGCCATGCTCGGCCTCAGCCGCAAGCAGATGGCGGCGTCGATGGACCAGATCATCAGCTTCAGCGGCATCGGTGAGTTCATCGACGAGCCGGTGAAGATCTACTCGAGCGGCATGTACGTGCGCCTCGGCTTCGCAGTGGCCGTCAACGTCGACCCCGAGCTCCTGCTCGTCGACGAGGTCATCGCAGTCGGCGACGAGGAGTTCCAACGCCGCTGCATGACCCACATGAACAAGCTCCGTGCCGCCGGCACCACGATCGTCCTCGTCTCACACAACACGCAGTTGATGGCGGATCTGTGCGACACCCTCGGGTGGCTCGACCACGGCCGGCTGATGAAGTTGGGCGATCCCGACGAGGTCGTCGCCGCCTATCTCGACCATGTCAACCGGGGTGACAACACCCTCACGACCCGCGATTGACGCGGCCGAACAGGAAGCCCACTCCCCACGCCACGTGCATGGTGGCGAACACGGCCATCAGCAGGTAGCGATCGGTCTTTCGCGGAAGTGAACCCCGCGAATCACGGGCGACGGCGAGCGCGGCACCGCCGTAGGCGGCCGGCACCAGCAGGCCTCGGGCCCGGCCGCGAACGAGTTCGACGGCCGAGACGAGCAGGCCGATGACCAGCAGCGGCGCCACGGTCTGACGGGGCTGGAGCGAGCGGGGGTTGCGGCGCAACACGTGACGCTTCCACGTGCCGTACTCGTAGTACTGCGACGCCAGGCTGCGGAAGGTCGCCCGAGGTTGGTAGGACACGACGAGGGTCGGGTCGAGCCACACCTGGTGGCCGGCCTCGCGCAGTCGCCAGTTCAGCTCGTAGTCCTGGTTGCGGTCGAGCGTCTCGTCGAAGCCGCCGACTGCCTCCAGCGCGTCACGTCGGAAGACACCCAGATACACGGTGTCGGTGGGCCCCTCGTAACCGTCTCGGCGGAATCGGG contains these protein-coding regions:
- a CDS encoding glycosyltransferase, which encodes MSRRPIVHQFTAVLAGRDAVGHHTLAVDDVLREMGADTEIFAAHVHPEVRDRGRDFRDHPNAPAPDLILYQTSIGSPVGDYVMSRPERLVLNYHNMTPAEFFDPWEPAVAAELDHGRRQLARLARRADHAIAVSQYNADELLALGMSPASVSVSPVLFSPLWEQATAPSPGQAVRAPADLPRGSGAPSPGQATLL
- a CDS encoding methionine biosynthesis protein MetW; its protein translation is MSDLDPSTAVPPLDDDHFAARIQAEVVASAERRRREDVNVARLEREIERVWADVAPPGAAGDAEELLLDRVDRLSLIDVDAPIGERPGIKQVKGAIRKGTYWYLRYMSDQLNALHNVHARLLRRMDERLTEVEAAVGLDDRIDQLATPAATPGGEIGELLAARLATVDGPVLVAACGEGRCVAALQDRGVPAFGVDTDAAAVLAGIDAGLDLRVGDATAELAAIEAGTLGAVVIGGAVARAGVSSLLGLLDQAVAAVGTGGAVAVVPENLAARAPVDAEFLAGRGLSAAAWVRAMAAAGLETELVAHGEAGHDAVVIARCS
- a CDS encoding glycosyltransferase, yielding MVALHPVPLDHGPPDASIPDTDLVIALADDAVLDRAGADALVEYAATEPADAWFGDVTHGSLTRLRTAWSPTRATEDPHAFAPFAVRAGWLRTQGIAADAPDVAQRLAQTEADVVHLTTTLTRHPSPPATNVRSRPPSGRPSTDIPAAAIPATVTVVIPTAGARLPDGAVAVERLLARLGALPERIESVFVVGDEFHADPAVLEGPGRRVVRRPPGPFNFSSAVNLGVLHARSPIVLLLNDDTEPEGFAFIDRMAARLDDPRTAAVGALLTYPDGTVQHAGIVIDDARPLHPFVGWQPAATEPHGGLVARDVIAVTGACLMVRRRDFLAVGGMSPSFPLSFNDIDLCIRLRRAVGNVVIEPAATLVHHETLTRAPVIAPDEWDRWIGRWGEIVDPWYHPAHHRPDDPHALARNADHLPPATDDPAVPVTTRRPVLRSRVHHARLAAADD
- a CDS encoding glycosyltransferase family 2 protein gives rise to the protein MNGPLDEFLSTYGQVGPTPEPTADAVPSFSVIVRTQGTRPTSLHEAIESLAAQHHREFDVVVVVHGDEATAEGVRRDLGSRAGLRLDVIGVQGGGRSTPLNAGLERVTGSHVCFLDDDDLVDDDWLAAFADAIGAAPSAVIRAVTRSQSWTTDGGVEPVRATGPVEFPFPDRFDLLAHMSLNLTPICALAYPRHLVDEFGLRFDDDLPVYEDWDFLMRAAMVAGVVSIPAATSLYRRLDGGNADDAATVATWERAHAAVIDRLSSRPVLLPAGDARRLAGTHFVLDGRSRHEQDLASARDELDQLTRSPVRWGRAFGARLGSAARHRIAARRP
- a CDS encoding O-antigen ligase family protein, with the protein product MRLRPLRPLVVGAGILVLTNGPLFFVGERLLDGDRGWEEPFTRAVLLAVAVTATAAVVLDRYRLDGARLARPHVAAAAPVVFMSAWIVLSSLWSLSPDIARGRALIYVGLAAFAWVIADLEFGDFRRALAVASGLGVGASLVTVALSSSIGSDINDDWRGIYTNRNSLAPVAGLAILAGLSLWFGSRRGRVWAGMLVGIGVVAMLGSGSRTAWLALVVAAGASLLLVAARVGTDRYGPRVRTAAIGIALLGIAVTSVMVSQLWNESTFVQRRTIWGLVWDRIGERPLHGFGWFNVWVDPDFTAADPLLGRGSAHGSFLEVWLGLGLIGLVPFLVIIGLALYGSLEAAWRRPSVASWTWLALVLFLVIENLTESFVLWFSYNWVLLMAAALRCGAVRRSRVEHRTPVPSEPATV
- a CDS encoding ABC transporter permease: MALSLTITPSMRKSASLIYHFAERESKARYKRSLLGWFWSFMNPLTTVLVYSFVFGVVYNAEPPPTRNGNAENFGLYLFTGLIVWSLFTGVVNGSMGWLIGVSDLRKKIYFPTETALLGGAAANSVQTGLEAIVLLVIMAVLANLSWTAVFLPVALVLALMFGLGIGFIVSVFNARYRDVQYLVGILLNVAFFTVPIVFTEELLNRPDVPDLARTLVLWNPPSLFIDIARDATYFLEVPQWNRLLAAAAWAIVTFAIGWVYFRDQSMAISEEP
- a CDS encoding ABC transporter ATP-binding protein — encoded protein: MTAGSIRVEGVSKKFRLERNRPSSIKEAILRIGKKSEADDFWVLRDIDLDIAPGSFFGLIGHNGSGKSTLLRLMAGIHRPTTGTIESEGRLSALLELGSGFHPDLTGRENVYLNGAMLGLSRKQMAASMDQIISFSGIGEFIDEPVKIYSSGMYVRLGFAVAVNVDPELLLVDEVIAVGDEEFQRRCMTHMNKLRAAGTTIVLVSHNTQLMADLCDTLGWLDHGRLMKLGDPDEVVAAYLDHVNRGDNTLTTRD
- a CDS encoding glycosyltransferase family 2 protein — encoded protein: MSTDDSLRPDVDVIIPALNAAGTLDSCLDAVLEQDYDGLVAVTVAVGPGRDATWEIAEARAAADPRVVVVANPTGRTPVGLNLATAKGSAPIVARVDAQSVLPPRYLKRAVETLDRTGAANVGGVQHPVGDNGLQRVIAVGMCSPFGAGPARFRRDGYEGPTDTVYLGVFRRDALEAVGGFDETLDRNQDYELNWRLREAGHQVWLDPTLVVSYQPRATFRSLASQYYEYGTWKRHVLRRNPRSLQPRQTVAPLLVIGLLVSAVELVRGRARGLLVPAAYGGAALAVARDSRGSLPRKTDRYLLMAVFATMHVAWGVGFLFGRVNRGS